A genomic stretch from Pseudodesulfovibrio senegalensis includes:
- a CDS encoding sodium:solute symporter family protein codes for MNLLTLYFALFVGMGVYEYVKRKDFEEFAVAGRRSGSAMAGVSIAASCVGASATVGMTGLAFSAGTPAFWWLGSGVAGLLVLSTLLAAKVRQSNVFTLPDMARKFVSPAARRLTALIIIPAWLSILAAQYLAAARTASALADVDNGTALLLCAAVITAYTMLGGQNSILKSDAVQYAFVAAGLGLALAYAGSASPVSLRSIDLQLVNDSFPLSRWTYFMLIVGGSYVVCPMLFGRLFSTRGETQARRGALLGAVVIALSAAAIVCIGLYARGLAPAGTDPDSILTHVIPSVMPGWAGTLLLFALFSAIISSADSCLLTAATVLEHDMLGGTNTARCRWTMLALGLGALVIARSGGSILSLLLAANDIYVCGVVAPMFVAILAWKKRPLNPNIMLLAMLAGGTLGIAAAWTGMKAFSFAGVGLSLTLSIAALVRTKEGLPQTR; via the coding sequence ATGAACCTGCTGACCCTGTATTTCGCCCTGTTCGTGGGCATGGGCGTGTATGAATACGTCAAACGCAAGGATTTCGAGGAATTCGCGGTTGCGGGCCGCCGCTCGGGCAGCGCCATGGCGGGCGTGTCCATTGCGGCATCGTGCGTGGGGGCCTCGGCCACGGTGGGCATGACCGGACTGGCCTTTTCCGCGGGAACGCCCGCGTTCTGGTGGCTGGGCTCGGGCGTGGCCGGACTGCTGGTGCTGAGCACCCTGCTGGCCGCCAAGGTGCGGCAAAGCAACGTCTTCACCCTGCCGGACATGGCCCGCAAATTCGTTTCACCGGCCGCACGCAGGCTCACGGCATTGATCATCATCCCGGCGTGGCTGTCCATACTCGCGGCCCAGTACCTTGCCGCAGCCAGAACGGCCTCGGCCCTGGCGGACGTGGACAACGGCACGGCCCTGCTGCTTTGCGCGGCGGTCATCACCGCCTACACCATGCTGGGCGGGCAGAATTCCATCCTCAAAAGCGATGCGGTGCAATACGCGTTCGTGGCCGCCGGGCTGGGATTGGCCCTCGCCTATGCGGGTTCGGCCTCGCCCGTGTCCCTGCGCAGCATCGACCTGCAACTGGTCAACGACTCGTTCCCCCTGTCCAGGTGGACCTATTTCATGCTCATCGTGGGCGGCAGCTACGTTGTCTGCCCCATGCTCTTCGGCAGGCTCTTTTCCACGCGCGGAGAAACCCAGGCCAGACGCGGCGCACTGCTCGGGGCCGTGGTCATCGCGCTTTCCGCCGCGGCCATCGTCTGCATCGGCCTGTATGCGCGCGGGCTGGCCCCGGCAGGAACCGACCCGGATTCCATCCTGACCCACGTGATCCCCTCGGTCATGCCGGGCTGGGCGGGCACGCTGCTGCTCTTCGCCCTGTTTTCGGCCATCATCTCCTCGGCGGATTCCTGCCTGCTCACGGCGGCCACCGTGCTGGAGCACGACATGCTCGGCGGCACCAACACGGCCCGCTGCCGCTGGACCATGCTGGCCCTCGGGCTGGGCGCGCTGGTCATCGCCCGCTCGGGCGGAAGCATCCTCTCCCTGCTGCTGGCCGCCAACGACATTTACGTGTGCGGGGTGGTGGCCCCCATGTTCGTGGCCATCCTCGCATGGAAAAAACGCCCGCTGAACCCGAATATCATGCTGCTGGCCATGCTCG